One uncultured Draconibacterium sp. genomic window, TTACGGAAAATACGGTCACGATTATACCTTGCATCTTATTGAAACCTCGTGCATGCTTCCTTTTGTAATGCTGGCAACTTATACCACTATTTATGCCATTTTACCCTTTTATTTAAAAACCAGAAAAACGCTGGTAAGTGTTATAATGGTTGTATTGTTACTTTTGGTAATAACACTTGGCGAGCGTATTTTTATCAGGTACTCAAACCATTTGCCGCTTACTTCCGATACTTTGTTTGGTTTAACATCGCTCTATTTAATGTTGGAAACCAATTTTATGGTAGCCGTAGGATTTACCGTAAAATTTTTAAAAAAATGGTTTGAGCAGCAGCAGGAAAAACATGAAATGGAGAAGAAACATCTACAAACCGAATTAAATGCACTACAAGCCCAGTTGCATCCCCATTTTTTGTTTAATACAATGAATAATCTGTATGCGCTTTCAATCGAAAAATCGTCGCGTACATCAGAAGGAATTGCAAAGATTTCTGACTTGTTGCGTTCGGTATTATACGAGTGTAACGATTCGGAAATAACGCTCGATAAGGAGGTAAAGTTGATTGAAAATTACATCGATTTGGAGAAAATGCGGTACAACGATCGTTTGCAGGTTCAGTTTAATGTGGAAGGCCCGCTTGATACTGTAAAAATTGCACCTATGATGTTGTTTACTTTTGTGGAAAATAGCTTTAAACATGGTAGCAGCATCGATTCAGAAAATCCGTATATTCGAATAAATCTGAAGGTGAAGAACGAAGGAATTTTTTTTATAGCCGAAAACAGTAAACCGGCGCATAATAGTCGTGGAAAAGTCAAAAATACAGGGGGAATTGGCTTGGCAAACGTAAAAAAGCGTCTTGAAATACTGTACGAAGGTCGTTATAAATTGGTTTGTACCAACAAAGATTTTTATTACAAAGTGGATTTGCGAATTCAGAAACCATAATGAACAAACTGTTTTTTGATACGGGGATTTTATACAGGGGAAGCCGTCATATTTTATTTTTCAGCTTTACTGTTTTGTGTTTTACCGGTATTTTGTTTGTTCAAAATGGTTCAAATAATTTGTTACACACGTTTGGGGTAACTTTTAGCAATGCCATTTTTTTCTTCAGCTATGCTTATATCACCATTTTTTTACTCATTCCCGAATTTCTTTTAAAACAAAAAATCGGGTGGTTTCTTTTGTTGTTTGTTTTGGTTGGTGTAGGCTTGTCGGCATTAAAATTAGTGGTTTCCGATGTTATTTTTTATTCTACTATTTCGCCCGAAAATGTGGAACGTACAGGTGCAATGAATCTTCGGTTTATAGTGGTTAATACCAAAGATATGACATTTATAGTGGCACTTTTTTGTATCGCTAAATACGTGAAAGATTATTTGTTTGCCGAAAATATGCGCAAAAAACTGGAGCGGCAAAACAAGGAAGCCCAAAGCAAACTTTTGCAATCGCAATTCGATCCGCATTTTATGTTTAACACTATAAATAATCTGTATGCGCTCTCTTTGCTTAATCCCTTAAAAACCAACGAAGTTATAAAACGAATGAAAACTGTTTTGAGCTATATTATTGAAGAGAGCCAGAAAAGTTTTGTTCGTTTGACCGATGAAGTGGAGTTGGTGGAAAACTACATTTTGCTCGAAAAATTAAGGTATGGGAAACGATTAAAAGTAGAATTGGCAAAACACGGGAAACTGGACGAATTGATAGTACCACCAATGATTTTGTTTTTGTTGGTTGAAAACAGCTTTAAACATGGCAGCAGTTTAGATGCAGGTACTCCCTGGATTAAAATTGAAGTCAAATCAGAAGCAGGAAAAATATTTTTATCGGCTGAAAACAGCAAACCCAAATCAATTGTAAAAACGGACGGTGATTCTGAAAAACGGAAGAGATTTAAAAGTTTAAAAGAACGACTGGATATTATTTATCATCCCAGCGGATACAAAATAAAAGTGGAAGAAAAAGACACTTATTTTAAAGTGAATGTTGAATTAAAACAAGACATTGAATATAGGCAAACGACATATAGGTAGCAGGGAAATTCTGGTGCACTCCATTTTTTGGTTGACCTGGATTGTTTCGTTTACGTTTATACAAACCTTAAACGAAGGAATAGACTCGTGGCTGGTTTGGCTAATGTATTACATTATTACCTTACCCATTTTTGTGGTACACACTTATTTAATTGCCTATTGGTTGTTGCCACTTACCTTTTTTAAAGGCCGGTACCTCTTTTTTAGTTTCGGAATTCTGGTGTTTTTATTTTTCTTTTCGGTGCTTGAACTTTTGGTAAGTAATTTCCTGGTTTTTGGCATCTTCGACAAACCGAGAATGTTTGGCCCCACTTACCTGAATTTTCAAAATATAGTGATAAGCGGTATCGGAAATCATTACATAATTCTGGTGTTTTTAGCGATTAAAGCCGGAGGTTCGTGGTACCGAACTGAAAACAGAAGAGAAGAATTGTTGCGCACAAAAGAAGAAACTGAACTCGAAATTTCAAGGTGCCAACTTCAGCCGCAAATGGTATTTACCCTTATGGACCAACTGGAACACATTACCAGTTACCATTCGGATAAAGCTCCTGAAATGATCATTAAAATTTCAAATTTCCTGAATGGATTTTTGTTTGAAAGCAAAGACGAATTGATTCCTCTTCAAAAGGAAGTGAAACTTATTGAGGAGTTTTTAAGTATTCATACACATGCTTTAGATGGGAAAGTAACAAGCAATTTTATTGTTAGCGGTAACCTGAATCCGTTTTTAGTGCCGCCACTTTTACTGCTTCCAATTTTGAATGGAGTATTAAATATTGCTTATAAATGTAACAATTCATTCGAAAGTACAGTCATTATAAAAGCGGAGAAGAAGTACCTGCTTTTTTCGTTTACATTTTGGAGCGACCAGGAATTTAGATTAACAGAAAGCAAAAATATAGAGTTGACTAAAAAACGATTAAAGTATAATTTTCCCGGGAAACACCGTCTGGTGGAAAATATTGACGACAATTTTATTGAATTCAGTATAGAAATATTTACCTGATGTGTAATACCTTAAGACAAATAAATACTAGTAAATTAAGCATATAGAAAACAGAAAACAGACAAAAAAGCTAATCCGTATTTACCATGAAAACAAAATGCCTCATTATTGATGATGAGCCGCTCGCTCGTGATTTAATTAGAAGCCACATCGAAAAGCTTGAAAATTTTGAAATTTGCGCTGAATGTGGCGATGCCATGAAAGCGCTTCAGGAATTGCATAAACACAAAATAGATCTGATGTTTATGGATATTCAAATGCCCCAGATTACAGGGGTAGAGTTTTTAAAAACACTAAAAAATCCTCCCAAAGTAATTATTACCACTGCTTATCGCGAATATGCACTCGATGGTTTTGAGCTGGATGTTGTAGATTATTTATTAAAACCCATCACTTTTGAACGATTTTTAAAAGCGATTAATAAATATTATCAAACAACCCAGGACGAAGTAATTAATGTAAAACTGGGGATTGCAAATACATCTGTTCCGGAGGAAGCATTTATTTATGTGAAAGAAAATAAAAAGGTAGTTAAGGTACATTTAAGTGAGATATTGTATGTGGAAGGTCTCAGCGAGTACGTGCAGATTTATACAAATCAAAAAAAGATCATTACAAAAACAAGTATGACGAATATGTCGGAAAAGCTTCCCGACACCAGTTTTGTACGAATTCACAAATCTTACATTGTTTCTTTATCGAAGGTTGAAGCCTTTACAGCAAGTAGTATCGAAGTACCCGGGAAAGAGTTACCAATTGGGCGTAGTTATAAAAATTCGGTTCTTGATATTTTGCAAATGCAAAGGTAGAATTTTGGCCCAAATCTTACATTGGTTCTGCTTTTAATGTACAAATGCGAATCGCTGTAATTGTCCGAAAATTTAAGATTGTGTTTTTATAGCAGCATATAATTGGGACAGCCGTACATTAGATTTCAAACAAATCGATAAATTTGTTGTAAATCGAATGTATGGCACTATTACCAATCTATAATTATTTTTGTTTCAACGATCAAATCAGGCCCGTATCTGAGTTTATTCCTTCTGAAAACGAGGGAGGTATTTACGAGGTGTTGCGGGTTGTTAATGGGGTGCCTTTGTTTCTCGAAGATCATTTAAGCCGATTTTATAAGTCTGCCGGGCTGGCCGGGAAAACCATTCCTTACTCAGCCGCCAAAATAAAAGCGTTTTTAAGTTTGCTGATTGAAAAGGATAAGGTAGATAACGGCAATGTTTTAATATCGTGTAAAACCAATTTGAAAGCCTTTTTTATAGCACATAAATACCCTGAGATTTCGGATTACGAAAGTGGGGTAGTGTGTGGTGTTTTGGCAGCGGAACGTAAGAATCCAAACGCCAAAGTATTCCAGACTTCGGTGCGGCAGCAAGCGAACGCTTTAATTGAAAAAAACGGATATTACGAAGTGTTGCTGGTTGATACAAACGGATTTATAACTGAAGGTAGCCGAACAAATGTATTTTTTATCGTGGAGGGAAAAATAATTACCCCCACTGCGCAGAAAGTACTTTTGGGTATAACACGGCAAAAAACTATGGAATGTGCAGCACACCTGGGTTTTGAAGTTGAAGAAAGAAATGTAAAGTTGGATGATCTGGCGGCATTTGACGCATTGTTTTTAACCGGAACTTCGCCGAAAATATTACCGGTAAAAAGCCTGGGTAATTTTATTTTCGATCCAAAAAATGAGGTGCTCCAACAGTTAATTAAAAAATACAACCTCTTGATTAATGATTACATAAAAAACGCCTGACTCAAATGAATCAGGCGTTGTATGCTCCACTATTCTTATTTACAATCTGTCGTTTAATATTTCTTCCACTTCTTTAAAATCAATGTCTCCCTTTTCACCCAATTTAAGCCCGCTTTTTTCGAAACGGGAAGAAATTTTGGCGATGGTATCAACAGGAACATTGTATTCGGGAAGTTTTGTCGGAATACCAACCGATTCAAAGAATTCGATGGTTTTAGCAATAGCAGCATCAATTTTTTCATCATCACTGCCTTCTGTAATTCCCCAAATGCGTTGTCCGTACTGTAATATTTTGTCTTTTTTGCTGTGGCGTTTTACGTGCATCATCCCCGGTAAAACAATGGCCAGTGTTCGTGCATGGTCAATTCCGTGGTATGCAGTTAATTCATGTCCAATCATATGAGTCGCCCAGTCTTGCGGAACACCAACTGCAATAATTCCATTCAGTGCCATGGTAGCACTCCACATAAAATTAGCAGCAGCCTGGTAATCTTTTCTGTTGGCTAATACTTTTGGGCCTTCTTCAATTAAAGTCAACAGTACTCCTTCAGCCCAGCGGTCCTGCAGCGGGGAGTTTACATTAAAAGTAAGGTACTGTTCAAATACATGAACAAAGGCGTCAACTACACCATTGGCAACCTGTTTGTCGGGTAGTGTAAAAACACATTCAGGATCGAGAATTGAAAATTGTGGCATTAACAGTGGCGATCCAAACGGTTTCTTTTCCTGGGTAGCAACTTTGGTAATAACCGAGTTCCCATTCATTTCCGAACCGGTAGCAGGTAAAGTTAAAACAGCGCCAATAGGCAGTGCTTTTTCTACGTTTACTTTACCGCTTTTTGCCAGAAAATCCCATGGATCTCCATTTTCATAAAGTGCTCCTGCTGCAATAAATTTTGTGGCATCAAGTACCGAGCCACCACCAACTGAAAGCAGGTAATCTATCTCTTCGGCTTTTACTACTTCTATTGCTTTCATGCAGGTTTCGTAATGCGGATTGGCTTCAATACCTCCAAATTCAAGTAAGTTGAAACCTTGTAATGCACTTTTTACCTGATCGTAAACACCGGTTCGTTTAATACTTCCACCACCGTAGGTAAGTAATATTTTCGCATCTTTTGGAATTTCTCTTGCCACTTTTCCAATGGTTTCTTTTCCAAAAATAATTTTAACCGGATTTTTGTATTCAAAATTGTACATGATTCTACTTTTTTAATCTTTTGTCATTACAACAAATTTAATGTATAATTGATTAATTAATAGAATAAAATGTTTCAAAGATATCAATCAAAATCACAGTCCGATTTCAGAAATGACATTCCGAAGTATTCGGACGAGCAAATAATAGACATATTAAAAAAGCGCGACCACTATCAACCGGAAGCAGCAAAACTGGCCATTGAAGAAGCCATAAAACGCGAAATTATTCATTCCGAGCAGGATTTGTTTTCCGAAGAATTCAGGGTGGAAGAACTAAACCGGTCAATGTTTCCAAAAATTGAAGACGACAGTTTAAGGAACAGGATTCGAAAAAGTATTGCCCGCAGTTTGGTTATTAGTGGATTAATACCCACCGTTTATGGTCTTGTACAGTTCAATGCCGGACAGAAGTTAAGCGGTGCACATCTTATTTTGTTTGGTTTGTTGTGGATTTTTATTTCGGCACAATTGATAAAAGCTTACAAAAAAGTATTTGTACTTATTCTTTTGGTTGGATTAATTGTAGCGGTAGGTTTTGTATCTGCCCAACTTATTCTCAGCGCTAATTCCAAATTTATGGATTTCTTTATTTCTGCGGTCTTATTTCTTCTGGTTGGCTATGGGGTAGTTTTCCTGAAAAAAGTTTCCTAAAGCCTCTTGTAAGGCATCTCAAGTATATTCCTGTTGTATTCTTCATTCGTCTATTAAATACGTCTGTTGGTCGAAATAGATGTATTTGAATGGATTATGGCTGCTACATTTGATTCATCAATTACAAAAGCCATGAAGAGTACCATTTTATTTACCACCATCTTTTCTTTGTTTTCAACTGTTGTACAAGCCCAATACGATGAGGACTGGAATAGCAGGGAATATAAAGTTGATTCGTTTTCGGAAATTTATTTAGAAGGAGGTTTTAGAGTTTTATTGATTCAGGGAGATGAAAATAAAGTTGTTGTAAAAGCTTCTGACAGTGACGTATTCGATTATCTGCAGGTTAAAGAGTGGGGTGATGAGTTACGAATAGATTTAGAACCCGATCAAATTAAGTTTGACAGGATTGCTCTGTACATCACGTTTAAAGATTTGGAAAAGCTGCACATTGAAGGTGGAGTAAAGCTACGGACAGAAGGCTTTTTGGATTTGAATGATTTTAAAATGTATGTGGCAGGTGGAGCAAAAATTGATTTGGCCATGAAAGCAAAGGATGTTGAGATTGTTGGAGAAGGGGGCGTACTTTTTGATTTGGAAGGTGTGGCTAATAACCTGGATGTACATTTATCGGGTGCCGGGCATGTTGATGCCGATGATTTTAAAGTAAAAGATGCATCGTTTCATATTGAAGGTGTTGGCACAGGCAGTGTTTACGCGACCGAAACACTTTATGCAAAAATTGAAGGCGTAGGAAAGGTGTCGTACAAAGGACACCCACAGGTAACAAAAAACGTTGACGGTCTTGGATCTGTATCGTCAAACGATTAAAAATACTACTCGTACCGATATCCATAGGTCGGTACATTTTTTCAAGGTTTGGTTTAGGTTTATTAAAGGCTGCTGTTGAGCGGCCTTTTTTTATGTTTTTGTGTTATTCCATCGACGTGAAATCATCTTTGTTTATAAGCACCTCGTGTTTGTTTTTATCGAATCTCGAGAAACCACGATCAAATATTTTGTGAGGTAATCTTTGGGTGGCTCTGCGCCCGCTTTTCAAAGCAAGAACAGGAACACCTGTAATGTCAGCAATGGCAGCTGAAAATAAAGGTTCTTCCATGGTTCCCAGTGGCAAAGTATTCCATAAATCATCATCGGCTTCAATATCCGGAACAAAACCGTCTTTGAAATCGGTAACACCAGCAGAGTTGGCATAACGAATTACAATGGGTTGAATTCCCCAGTTATTAATGTCGTCGTAATAGTTGGCGTCATCGTAAATGTCTTCAGGTTTTAAAGTGATTGAAGCAGTGTATTTCCCATAAGTAGTATCTCCAACAGTGGTAACCTGCATGTACGGATTAAGTCCTGTAATTGTTAATTCCGATGCTGAGGCTGTTCCCGAACCGGTTAAAAAATGTACATGGTCCAAATCCATTTTTACCGGAACCGATTTGTCGAAATCAATTTGAATCTGACTTACGATCTGTTTGTCGGTAAAGTAGTCCTGATATTTATCGTTCCATTTAAAAGTAACCAATGTACTTTTGTTGTTTACTGCTGTTAGTGGTCCAATGGCACTACACAAATGCTGTGCAGCCGACACAGTTCCACCCGGGTTGTAACGTAAATCAATTACTAAATCAGTTACCTGTTCGTTCAGCATTCGTTGCAAAGCAGTGTCGATACTGTGGTTGTAATTATCAATGTATTGAGCATAAAACATGTAGCCAATTTTGTGACCTTCGTGCTCAATAATATTGGTAAAAACTACCGGATTTAAATTCAACTCAACAGCAGTTAAATCAATGGTTTCACCTGCTGCAATTCCATCTTCCTGAAGTATTCCGAAGGTAATTGACATACTTTCGCTATACAGAAGGTCAGTATAATTATTTTCAGTAATTGCCGCGCCATTCATTTCAACGATAATATCGCCCCGCTTAATTCCGGCAACCGATGCCGGGGTTTGCGGATAAATGTATTCAACTATAGCAAAAATTTCCTGTGTATCGGTAAACCGACCAAAAGCAAGAGAATATCCATACGATTTTTCTATTCCTTCGAAACTGTTTTCAAGCGCATCAATATCGTCGGTCATGTACGACCACTTGTCATCGGAGTACAGTAATTTGTCGAAATAATCGAACGAATTTAGTTCGTAACGATAATCGATATCGGGCATTTTACTGTACCACAGGTATACATCCTCCATTCCTGACTTGATAAACCGGTTTACTTTTTGTGTATATTCCGATGCCAGTGTACCGGAGGGATCATCTTTTTGACAAGCATTAATTGCTATTCCCAGGATTAGAAGAAAGAAGAAAGAAACTCGTATCTGATTTTTCATTGTTTTGCTTTTAGAATTACAAAATTAACGTAATAACACAATCAATTCTTGCTTTGTTAACAAGAAAAATGCCATTATTCCTTTTTCTGTTCTTTCGGATACTCAATTCTGATGTGATAAATATTAATTAGTTTTTGAAGTAAAGTAGCTTTTATGGTTTCAATATCCCGAAAGGTTAAATCAGAATCGTCCAACTGTCGGTCCGCTATTTTTTTGTCGATCATGTTGTTTATCAGTTCTTTCAGGTTTTCTCTTGTCTTTTCTTTCATACTTCTCGACGCTGCTTCGATACCATCAACCAGCATTACAACTGCGGCTTCTTTCGATTTTGGCAGTGGCCCCGGGTAGATAAAAGCCTTTTCATCAATTTTCTCGCCGGGGTTTTCCTGCTGATGTTTCAGATAAAAATAATTCGCTTTTGTAGTACCATGATGGGTGGCAATAAATTCGATAATTGGCGCCGGAAGTTTGTGCTTTTGTGCCATTTTTACTCCATTGTGCACGTGTTCGATAATCAGCTCAGCACTTTTCAAATAGTTTAACTGATCGTGTGGATTCATTCCAACCGCCTGATTTTCGATAAAGAAATTTGGCCGGCCAACTTTACCAATGTCGTGATACAAAGCACCTGCCCGCACCAAAAATGGATTTCCACCAATTTTAAGAATAACTTCTTCTGCCAGGTTTGCAATTTGCATCGAATGCTGGAAAGTTCCGGGTGCTTCTTCAGCCAATTTGCGCAACAAAGGTTGGTTGCTGTCTGATATTTCAATTAAAGTTACATCGGATATAAATCCAAAAAGTTTTTCGAAAATATATACAAGTGGATACACCAAAAGTAAAAGTACACTGCTAATTGCAAACCATTTTATGGTGGCAAAACTGCTGGTAACAAAAGCTCCTTCGTGAATAAGATTTAATGCAGTATATACAACCGTATAGGTTAAAAATACCCATAAGGTAGCCAGTACCAGATGAACCCTGCGGTGCATTTTGTCCAAACTAAAAACGGCTACAATTCCTGCGGAAATTTGAATAAGAATAAACTCGTAATTATTGGGCGCGTAAAATCCAATTAATAATGTGCTAATTACAAGCATAAAAATTGCCGTTCGCGAATCGAAAAATGTACGCACCACAATGGGGAAAATTACCAGCGGAACCATGTAAATATGCAGATTTGGAAAGGAGTCGATAAAGTTCGACAACAAAATCATACTTACCATTAAAAGCAACAGAAAACTAAGTTTGTTTAGCTGGTTAATAATGTCGCGTCTGTAAATATAAAGGAAGGCAAAAATAAGCCCGAGCATGGTAATTACAAGGAATATTTTACCGGCCGCAACCATGTAACGGTTTACATTGTTCCCTCGTTCTTTTTCGTAACTCGCTTTTAGCGATTCTAACATCTGAAAGCGTTCGCTGTCTACAATTTCTCCCTCCAGAATAATTCGTTCGCCAAGTTTTACCATCCCGCGTACCAACGATAAGTTTTGCGTTGCTTCATTAATATCCTTTTCGGTGGTTTCTGTGTCAAAACTCAGGTTAGCTGTTATGTATCTTTCCAGCATTAAACCCGATAACCAGGCCGATTTGTTTCCTGATTTTACCAAATCCTGCCGCACTTTATTTAATAAATTATATGCCGATTTTTCGGAATAGAGTTTACTTATTTCAATTTTTGTAACGGAGTTTCCAATGCGTTTTTTTATTTCTGTTTTATCAGCTAGTTCGGTGTACGAATCGGGTGAGAATTGCAAAACTCCGGCACTGTAAATTTGCTGAAGGTTTTCCTTTATTTGTTCGAAAGCTGAAACCTTTTTTTCGTTTAACGAATCAGAAGCAAGATTTAAATCCTGAATCAGAAGCTTTATTCCGGTGGAATAGTTCGATGTGTCGTTTATAAAATAAGGAACAACAGAAGCAATTTGCTCCGCCTTTTCCTGTTCTATCTCGGTACTTGTTTTCAGTATGGCAAAATCAAATGGTGCTACCAGGTTTTCATGTCGCCACGGAAATCCTTTTTGATATTCGTATTTAAATTTTGGTTCGCCGGGTAATATTAAATAAATGGCAACGGCAGCCAAAATGAAAATGACCAGCTGTAAAAATATTTTGGTATAGCTTTTAAATTTTGTATAAAATTTGCTCATAATTCGAATTTCAAAATAATTGGATTAATATACAACATTTGTTTGCATTGTAATGATTTTTAAAACAGTTGTACTAAAATCAAAAAATTAAAGCTTACAACAGCAGGTCTAGCCCATTTTTTCATAGATTTGTGAATATACGAGTAGGGCAGAGTTCAATTCTGTTTTACAAAATAAAATTAAAAAAATATTGATGAACTACGGCATTTCCAATTTAAGTATTATTCCTGTTCGGGTAGAACCATCGGAAAAAAGTGAGATGGCTACGCAAATTTTATTTGGTGAGCATTTTGAGATGCGCGAACAAATGGTTGGCTGGACCAATGTGAAGTTGGCATACGATGGTTACGAAGGTTGGATTGATACAAAAATGGCAACACCAATTCATGCCAGAACACTTAATAAAATTGAAAATAGCGCCATGGCCGTAACTTCTGATGTTATCACTATCGTTCCGGTTAATGATGAGCAAAACCTGATGTTGGTAGCCGGTAGTTCGCTTCCGGTTTGGAGACCTTATCTGAAACAGTTTTCGGTGACCCGCGACACCTATCTGGCAACCGGTGAAGTTGTTTACGGAGATTTAAAAAATCCGCGGGAAATTGTCATTCAGCAAGCCTTAAAATATTTTAATGCTCCGTATTTATGGGGTGGCCGTACACCTTTTGGAGTGGATTGCAGCGGACTTAGCCAAATAATCTATAAGATGATTGGAATTAAACTGCCGCGCGATGCAAGTGAACAGGTAAAAGTAGGAACGGCAATGAGTTTTGTTGATGAAGCAGAACCCGGTGATCTGGCGTTTTTCGACGATGAAGAAGGCAACATAGTACATGTTGGAATCATTTGGAAACGAAATAAAATTATCCATGCTTCAGGGCAGGTTCGTATCGATAATGTCGATCAGTTTGGGATATTTAATGTTGATACACAGCGTTATACACATAAAATGCGTGTGATGAAGAAAATAATTACCTAAAAATGGAACGCATAAAATTTGTAATTTATTTGGTCATTTTTGTGGCGGTAGTATTTCTGATTGTAAAACATTGGAAAACCGGAAGAAAGAACTAGTTTTCTTTCCGTTATCGCAAACAAACACCTATTCCTTTTAATTACAAAGGCGATTTATAATTACTTATTATCAATGTATTCATACAAATATCCGCGTGCTGCTCTTACCGTTGATGCCATTGTTTACACCAAAAATGAAAATTTGGTAAAAGTGCTTCTAATCGAAAGAGGAAACGAACCTTTTAAGTATAAGTGGGCACTTCCGGGTGGTTTTATCGAAATGAATGAAACGCTGGAAAATGCCTGCATACGTGAACTGGCTGAGGAAACAGGGCTGGTTCTGGAACAAATGCAGCAATTCAGAACCTACGATGCAATTGACAGGGATCCCCGGCACCGAACTATTTCAGTTGTATTTACCGCCGAATTGAAATTGGAAGAAAATGTGACAGGTAGCGACGATGCAGCGCGTGCCGATTGGTTTCCAATTTCCGATTTACCGGAGTTGGCATTTGATCATACTCAAATTTTGCGTGATTTTATCGAAAGCCAATTGGCTTGAATCTTAATGACTATCA contains:
- a CDS encoding histidine kinase codes for the protein MNNKTIKIWPFKRILSHVLFWLFYVLFFGLFYGKYGHDYTLHLIETSCMLPFVMLATYTTIYAILPFYLKTRKTLVSVIMVVLLLLVITLGERIFIRYSNHLPLTSDTLFGLTSLYLMLETNFMVAVGFTVKFLKKWFEQQQEKHEMEKKHLQTELNALQAQLHPHFLFNTMNNLYALSIEKSSRTSEGIAKISDLLRSVLYECNDSEITLDKEVKLIENYIDLEKMRYNDRLQVQFNVEGPLDTVKIAPMMLFTFVENSFKHGSSIDSENPYIRINLKVKNEGIFFIAENSKPAHNSRGKVKNTGGIGLANVKKRLEILYEGRYKLVCTNKDFYYKVDLRIQKP
- a CDS encoding histidine kinase, which translates into the protein MNKLFFDTGILYRGSRHILFFSFTVLCFTGILFVQNGSNNLLHTFGVTFSNAIFFFSYAYITIFLLIPEFLLKQKIGWFLLLFVLVGVGLSALKLVVSDVIFYSTISPENVERTGAMNLRFIVVNTKDMTFIVALFCIAKYVKDYLFAENMRKKLERQNKEAQSKLLQSQFDPHFMFNTINNLYALSLLNPLKTNEVIKRMKTVLSYIIEESQKSFVRLTDEVELVENYILLEKLRYGKRLKVELAKHGKLDELIVPPMILFLLVENSFKHGSSLDAGTPWIKIEVKSEAGKIFLSAENSKPKSIVKTDGDSEKRKRFKSLKERLDIIYHPSGYKIKVEEKDTYFKVNVELKQDIEYRQTTYR
- a CDS encoding histidine kinase; this translates as MNIGKRHIGSREILVHSIFWLTWIVSFTFIQTLNEGIDSWLVWLMYYIITLPIFVVHTYLIAYWLLPLTFFKGRYLFFSFGILVFLFFFSVLELLVSNFLVFGIFDKPRMFGPTYLNFQNIVISGIGNHYIILVFLAIKAGGSWYRTENRREELLRTKEETELEISRCQLQPQMVFTLMDQLEHITSYHSDKAPEMIIKISNFLNGFLFESKDELIPLQKEVKLIEEFLSIHTHALDGKVTSNFIVSGNLNPFLVPPLLLLPILNGVLNIAYKCNNSFESTVIIKAEKKYLLFSFTFWSDQEFRLTESKNIELTKKRLKYNFPGKHRLVENIDDNFIEFSIEIFT
- a CDS encoding response regulator transcription factor translates to MKTKCLIIDDEPLARDLIRSHIEKLENFEICAECGDAMKALQELHKHKIDLMFMDIQMPQITGVEFLKTLKNPPKVIITTAYREYALDGFELDVVDYLLKPITFERFLKAINKYYQTTQDEVINVKLGIANTSVPEEAFIYVKENKKVVKVHLSEILYVEGLSEYVQIYTNQKKIITKTSMTNMSEKLPDTSFVRIHKSYIVSLSKVEAFTASSIEVPGKELPIGRSYKNSVLDILQMQR
- a CDS encoding aminotransferase class IV; amino-acid sequence: MALLPIYNYFCFNDQIRPVSEFIPSENEGGIYEVLRVVNGVPLFLEDHLSRFYKSAGLAGKTIPYSAAKIKAFLSLLIEKDKVDNGNVLISCKTNLKAFFIAHKYPEISDYESGVVCGVLAAERKNPNAKVFQTSVRQQANALIEKNGYYEVLLVDTNGFITEGSRTNVFFIVEGKIITPTAQKVLLGITRQKTMECAAHLGFEVEERNVKLDDLAAFDALFLTGTSPKILPVKSLGNFIFDPKNEVLQQLIKKYNLLINDYIKNA
- a CDS encoding iron-containing alcohol dehydrogenase, producing MYNFEYKNPVKIIFGKETIGKVAREIPKDAKILLTYGGGSIKRTGVYDQVKSALQGFNLLEFGGIEANPHYETCMKAIEVVKAEEIDYLLSVGGGSVLDATKFIAAGALYENGDPWDFLAKSGKVNVEKALPIGAVLTLPATGSEMNGNSVITKVATQEKKPFGSPLLMPQFSILDPECVFTLPDKQVANGVVDAFVHVFEQYLTFNVNSPLQDRWAEGVLLTLIEEGPKVLANRKDYQAAANFMWSATMALNGIIAVGVPQDWATHMIGHELTAYHGIDHARTLAIVLPGMMHVKRHSKKDKILQYGQRIWGITEGSDDEKIDAAIAKTIEFFESVGIPTKLPEYNVPVDTIAKISSRFEKSGLKLGEKGDIDFKEVEEILNDRL
- a CDS encoding head GIN domain-containing protein; this translates as MVEIDVFEWIMAATFDSSITKAMKSTILFTTIFSLFSTVVQAQYDEDWNSREYKVDSFSEIYLEGGFRVLLIQGDENKVVVKASDSDVFDYLQVKEWGDELRIDLEPDQIKFDRIALYITFKDLEKLHIEGGVKLRTEGFLDLNDFKMYVAGGAKIDLAMKAKDVEIVGEGGVLFDLEGVANNLDVHLSGAGHVDADDFKVKDASFHIEGVGTGSVYATETLYAKIEGVGKVSYKGHPQVTKNVDGLGSVSSND
- a CDS encoding S41 family peptidase, whose amino-acid sequence is MKNQIRVSFFFLLILGIAINACQKDDPSGTLASEYTQKVNRFIKSGMEDVYLWYSKMPDIDYRYELNSFDYFDKLLYSDDKWSYMTDDIDALENSFEGIEKSYGYSLAFGRFTDTQEIFAIVEYIYPQTPASVAGIKRGDIIVEMNGAAITENNYTDLLYSESMSITFGILQEDGIAAGETIDLTAVELNLNPVVFTNIIEHEGHKIGYMFYAQYIDNYNHSIDTALQRMLNEQVTDLVIDLRYNPGGTVSAAQHLCSAIGPLTAVNNKSTLVTFKWNDKYQDYFTDKQIVSQIQIDFDKSVPVKMDLDHVHFLTGSGTASASELTITGLNPYMQVTTVGDTTYGKYTASITLKPEDIYDDANYYDDINNWGIQPIVIRYANSAGVTDFKDGFVPDIEADDDLWNTLPLGTMEEPLFSAAIADITGVPVLALKSGRRATQRLPHKIFDRGFSRFDKNKHEVLINKDDFTSME